Genomic DNA from Nonomuraea rubra:
CACGTGGGCGTTGGCGATCGTCTCGGCGATGTCGCGGCCGGCGTTGAGGGCGTTCACGATCACGTCCAGGCCCGCGATGGCGGTGGTCACGCCGGGGACGTCCAGGACGTCGGCGACGCGCCACGCGACCTCCCCCGCTTCGGCGGGGAACCGGGAGCCGTCCCTGGTGAACGCGGTGACGTGGTGCCCCCGGCCTACCGCCTCCGCGACGATCCGCGACCCGATGACCCCCGTGGCGCCGAACACTCCGATGCGCAATGAAACCACTCCTCTTGGTACGGCGTTCAGTTGCTGAACGGCGTGTAGTAAGTGAGCACAGCTTAGACACTGAACGCGGTAGGGTGTCAACGTGATCGAGGGGAGCAGGCGGGAACGGCTCCGGGCCGAGACGGCCAGGGAGATCAAGGAGACGGCCATGGCGCTGCTGGCCGAGGGCGGTCCCGGCGCGGTCACGCTGCGGGCCATCGCCCGCCGGATGGGGATGACGGCCGGAGCGCTGTACGGCTACCACGCCACCCGCGACGACCTGCTCACCGCGCTCATCGACGACGTCTACACCGGGCTCATGGACGAGATCGACCAGGCGTGCGGCGCGCTGCCCGCCGGGGACACCGCCGGGCGGCTGCTGGCGTGGGCGGAGACGTTCCGCGGCTGGGCCACCGCCAACCCCGAGGGGTTCCGGCTGGTCTACGGCGAGCCGGTGCCCGGCTACCGGCCGCCGCCCGGAGGGCCCGCCCCGGACGCGGAGCGCCGCGCCTGCGCGGGGCTGGTCTCGCTCGTGGCCGCGGCGTGGCCGCACGCCGCGGGCCGGCAGCCCCCGGGCGGGCACGACTGGTCCGACTTCGGGCCCGGCCTCGCCGACGAGGTCCGCGCGTCCCATCCGGGGCTGCCGCCCGCCGCCGTCGCGGTGGCGCTGCGGGTGTGGGGGCGCATGCACGGGCTCGTCGCGCTGGAGGTGCACGGGCATCTGCGTACGCAGACGCGGCATCCGGAGAAGCTGTACCGGGAGGAGATCCGCGACCTCATCGCCTCCCTTGGGTTGTCCCCCGACCGGTGATCCGGCCGGACCCGGTCAGGCGGTGAGGACGCGGGCGAGGGCTCGCAGGGTGTCCAGCGAGGTGCCGGGTGGCGGGGAGACGCGCAGGACGGGCTCGCGCAGGTGCAGCGGGGCGCGGGCCGTGGGCACGACGCCGACCAGCAGGGACGCCTCGGCTGCGCGGGCGGCGGCGCGCTCGGCCGTGTCGCCCGGCGGCGGGGTGAGCGTGACGAGGGCCGAGGGCTCGTCGAGCGGCTCGGCCACCCGCCAGCCGCCCGCCCCGTCGAGCAGGCCGCGCGCCGTGCGGCCCAGGTCGGCCAGGTGGGCGTGGACGGCGGCCGGGCCCAGCGCGTGGTGCTCCTGGACCGCGACGCCGAGCCCCACCCTGACGGCGATGGGCCCCTCCGAACTCTCGTAACGCGCCGCCCCCTCCACCGGCGCCACCTCGCCGCACCCAGGCGCTGCCCCGCCCCGTGTCCGGGCGCCGGTCTCCGGCCACGGCTCGTCCCAGGCGGCGCCGGGGTCCGGAGGGAGGCCGGTCCAGACGTGGCCGCTGAGAGTGGGGGCCGGGGCGTCCATGGACGGGGACGGGGCGGGCACGATCAGGAAGCCGGTGCCGCGCGGGCCGGCCAGCCACTTGCGGGAGGTGCCGACGTAGGCGGTGGCGCCCGTGCCCCGGACCTCCACGTGCCCCAGCGACTGGCAGACGTCCAGCACGAACGGCACCCCCGCCGCCCGGCACAGGGCTCCGATCTCCGCCGCCGGTTGCACGACGCCGTGGTGGGAGCCGAGGTGCGAGACGACCACCAGATCCAGCCCCGACGCCAGCCTGGCCCGTACGCCGTCGGGGTCGATGCGGGCGTCACCGTCCACCGGCAGCTCCACGAGCCGCCAGCCGTGCCGGATCGCCAGGCGGCGCAGCAGCATCAGCGTGCTGCCGTACTCGGTGCGGGCGCAGCCGACGCGGCTGCCCGGCCCGAGCCGCCAGCCGCCCAGCAGCGCCGCCATCGCCGCCGTCCCGCTCTCCAGAAACGCCACCTGCCCCGCCCCAGCCGCACCTCCCGCCCCCACCGGGGCGGCGTCGTCCGGTCCGGGGCCGACGAGGGCGGCCAGGGCCGCGCGGGCGGCGGTGAGGTCGGGGACGGCGCCGTAGCCGCCGCGTTCGCGTTCCAGCCGCAGGTGCGCCGTCATCGCGTCGAGCACCCGATCGCTGGGCACGTTGCACCCGGCCGCGTCGAGATGCCCGGGCGGCACCACACCCCGCGCCGCCCGCCACCTCCCGGGCACCGCCTCCACCCCGAGCCCGCCCCCGAGGTCGGAGCCGGGGCCGGGAGGGGTGCCGGGCGCGGGACCGGGTGCGGGTGGCGGGGTGCGGGTGGTCACGCCTCGGCCAGGATCAGGGCGAAGTCCTCCGACGGGTCGGTGTAGTGGCGGCGGACCCCGAAGCCCGCCGCCGCGAGCTCCGCCCGCAGCCCCTCCGCCCGGAACTTGGCGCTGATCTCGGTCCGCATCTCCTCCCCCGCCTCGAACGACACCGCCAGCCCGAGCCCGCCGACCCGCACCCGCATCTCGCGCGTGGCCCGCAGCCGCATCTCGATCCAGTCGTGCCGCTCGTCGTACAGGGCCACGTGCTCGAACGCCTCCGGCTCGAAGTCGGCGTCCAGCTCCCTGTTGATCACGCGCAGCACGTTCCTGTTGAACTCGGCCGTCACCCCCGCCGCGTCGTCGTAGGCGGCCACCAGCCGCCCCCTGTCCTTCACGAGGTCGGCCCCGAGCAGGAACGTGTCCCCGGCCCGCAGCGTGGCCCGCAGCTCCTTGAGGAACACCGCGCGGGCGGCGGGTTCGAGGTTGCCGATGGTGCCGCCGAGGAAGGCCACCATCCGCCGCCCGTTGCGGGGCAGCAGCGCCAGGTGGCGTTCGAAGTCGGCGCACACGGCCCGTACGGCCAGCCCCGGGTAGCGCCCGGCCAGCCGGTGCGCGGCGGCCTCCAGGGTGACGGCGTCCACGTCCACCGGCGTGTAGCCGCGCAGCCTGCCCGCCGCCGACAGCGCGTCCAGCAGCAGCACGGTCTTCTCGCTGGTGCCCGAGCCCAGCTCGACCAGCGTGTCCGCGCCGGAGACGGCCGCGAGGTCGGCGGCCCGCGCGCGCAGGATGGCCAGCTCGCGCCGGGTCGGGTAGTACTCGGGCAACCGGGTGATACGGGAGAACAACTCGCTGCCGGCGGCGTCGTAGAACCACTTGGGCGGCAGCCACTTGGGGCTGGCCGTCAGGCCGGCGGTGACGTCGTGTTCGAGGGCCTGGCGCAGGTAGTCGCGGTCAAGATGGCTGATGACGCGCACGGTGGACTGGGTGACGGGCACGAGGCCTCCTGGAGACGGGTTCACAACGGCTGGACGGTCACGTCGTCGCGGGTGACGGTCAGCAGGCTCCGCTCGGGTACGGCCTGCCAGCCCGGCAGGTCGTCGAGCGGTTCGCTGGCCACCAGCACGCCGTCGTGGAGCCGGTGGTGGAACAGGGTGTCGCCCCAGACGGTCGCGGCGATGGCCGTGCCGTCGGTCGCGAGCAGGTTCAGGCGGGCGGCGGGGTCCTTCTCCCCGGCCCGTACGACGACGTCGGCCAGCGCCTCGCCCAGGCCGGCGCCGGCGCGCCCGCGCTGGAACACGGCCCCGGCGACCCAGGCGGCGTCGCACGTGCTCTCGGCGGCGTCGCAGAGGTCCTCGACCGCGTCGCGGGCGACGCGGCCGTTGTGGCTGAGCAGCCAGGTCCGGTCGGTGAACGGCGCGGTGGCGCTCTCCTCCACCGGCATGCCGACGGTGGCCGAGCGCACGGCGGCCAGCAGGCACGTCGAGCGGGCCACCGCGGACAGCCCTGGCAGGTTGGCGTCGGTCCAGATGGGCACGGAACGGCGGTAGCGCACCGGCTCGGGGCGTCCGGGGGCGTACCAGCCCATGCCGTACCCGTCGGCGTTGATCAGCCCGGCCCGCTGGCGGCGGGGCGCGTACGACTGCTTGAGGAGCCCGTGCTCGGGCTCGTCGATGAGCGAGGCGAGCGGGCGCTCGGCGCCCAGCCAGGCGGCGTGCCTGCACATCTCAGACCAGCTCCGATCGGGCGCAGCGGAAGCCGGTGAAGATCTGCCTGCGGATCGGGTAGTCCCAGTTCCTGAACGTGGTGCGCACCGCCGCCGGGTCGGCGGCCCAGGAGCCGCCGCGCAGCACGCGGTACTCCTCGCCGAAGAACACCTCGCTGTACTCCTTGTACGGGAAGCTGCGGAACCTCGGGTACCCGTGGAACCAGGAGCCGGTCCACTCCCACACGTCCCCGATCAGCTGCTCGGCCCCGTAGGCGCTGGCCCCCGCCGGGTACGCGCCCAGGGGGGCGGGGTGGGAGGCGCGGTGGCCGAGGTTGGCCAGGTCGGGGGTGGGGTCGGCCTCGCCCCACGGGTAGCGCCTGGACCGGCGCGCCACCGGGTCCCAGCCGCACGCCTTCTCCCACTCGGCCTCGGTGGGCAGCCGCTTGCCCGCCCAGCGCGCGTACGCGTCGGCCTCGTACCAGCTCACGTGCTGGACGGGCTCGTCCATGGGGACGGGCTCGACGCGGCCGAAGCGGGTGCGGTGCCAGGTGCCGCCGTCCCTGGTCCAGAAGAGCGGGGCGGTGATGTCGCGGCGCTGCCGCCACTGCCAGCCCTCGGGGGTCCACCAGCGCGGGTCGTCGTAGCCGCCGTCCTCGATGAACGCCAGGTACGCCCGGTTCCCGACGGGGAGCCGGTCGATCCAGTAGCCGGGCAGGTCCACCCAGGTGGCGGGGCGCTCGTTGTCGTAGGCCCACGGCAGCGTGTCGGTGCCCATGAGGAACGGCCCGGCCGGGACGTGCACCTCCTCGGGGCCGGCGGCGCGGCCCGGCGGCAGGTCGCCGTCGCTGACCAGGCCCGGCTGCCCGGAGAGCTGCAGGGTGGCGAGCATGGTCTCGTCGTGCTGGTGCTCGTGCTGGATCACCAGGCCGAACACGAACCCGTCGCGGTGCAGCGGCGACGGGCCCTCCAGGTCGATCGAGTCGAGGACGTCGAGGACGCGGCCGCGTACGCCCTCGATGTAGCCGCGGGCCTCGGCGGGGCGCAGGAACGGCAGGGTGGGGCGGTCCTTGCGCGGGGTCTTGAAGGCGTCGTAGATGTCGTCGATCTCGGGGCGGAGCGGGGTGATGCCGGCGGCGGCGCGCAGCACCCAGAGCTCCTCGTAGTTGCCCACGTGGGCCAGGTCCCAGACGAGGGGGGACATGAGGGGTGAGTGCTGGCGGATCAGGAGGTCGTCCTCGGCGGCCGTGTAGGCGAGCGAGCGGTCGCGCACCGCGATGAGCTCCCTGGCGATGCGTTCCTTGATGTCGTTCATGCGCGTCCTTCGTGTCCGTGGTCGTGCGTGGGGCCGTCGGGGTCGTGGTGGTCGAGCCAGGCCGGGTGCCTCGCCGCCTGGTCGATCAGGACGGCCGCCGGTGAGCGGCCGGTGCTCACGTGCCGGTCGGCGAACGCGGCCACCGCGCCGGTCAGGGCGGCGCCGGCGCCGAGCCGCGGCAGCGCCTCCAGCGCGGCGCGGAAGCACGCCTCGGCGGCGGTCCTGAGCCGCGGGTCCGCCAGCCCGCACCGCGCAGCTCTGTCCCATTCCTCCTGGTACGGGGCTCCCTGCCGGGGCTCGACGGCGGCCATCGCGACGTCGCCGGCGTGGTCGTCGGTGATGAGGGCGTGGGTCACGGCCACGCACACCGGCCAGGTTTCCGGATGTTGCGCGTCCAGGTAGCGGATCTCCAGCCAGCCCCGGGGCCTGACCGGCGGGAAGACGGTCGTGGCGTGGTAGGCGAGGTCGTCCGGCGTGGGCCGTCTCCCGCCGCCGCCCTCCAGCCAGTCGCGGAACGTGGAGCCGTCGCGTACGGGCCGGTAGCGCTCGGCGTCCTCCCGCACCAGCATCAGCCGCGAGTCCAGCAGGTACGCGGCCCAGTCCGCGACGGGGTCGCCCGTGACCGGCACCGGCCGGGTCCTGGTCGGGTCGAGGTTGTTCCAGACGTCCTGGCGCCCGGACATCCACCCGTACGGCCTGCCGCCGCTCAGCGGGGAGTTGGCGAAGGCGGCGAGCAGCACCGGCCCGAGCGCGTGTGCCCGCTCCCACCGGACCGCCGGACTGCGCCCGAAGTCCAGGTTGACCTGGATCGACGCGGTGGAGCACATCATCAGCGGCCCGTACGGCGCCCCCAGGAACTCGGCCATCGCCTCGTAGCGGGGCAGGCCGAGCTGGCGGCATGGGGGGCGTACCGGGTCGAGCCCCACCCCGCCCAGCGCCAGCCCGGCGGCGCGCAGCCCGTCGCGCACGACGGCCACGTCGGCGGCCAGGCGGGCCACCGTGTCGGGCAGCGGCCCCGCGGGCCCGGACAGCTCGACCTGGCCGCCCGGTTCGAACGTCACCCGGCTGCCGCCGGGCAGCTCCTCCGGCAGGGCCCGCCGGGTCCGCTCCATCGGGACGTGAGCGCCGGGGTCCGCCCGGTCGAAGACGAGGAACTCCAGCTCCACGCCCACCCGGTCGCCGGCGGGGCGGAAGCACCGGTGTGCGTAATCCGCCACCTCCGTGGCGTCGCGCAGCGGCGTGCTCTCGGCCGTTACCCCGATCATCGTCTCCCCTTCGCCGGCGCCGCGGATCGTGCGCACGGGACTACAGACCCGGGAGGGGCGCGATCGTTACACCTGAATTTCCGCGTAACGGTCGGGACGCGCGGGGCACTGTGTGACATGGAGGAGGGTTCGCTGGGCTGCGCCGAGGTGCTGGCCCTGCTCACGGACTACCTGGACGCGGCGCTCCCGCCGGGGCGGCACCGGGCGGTCGCGGCGCATCTGGGGGCGTGCGAAGAGTGCTCGGCGTGGCTGGCGCAGGTGCTGGCGACGATCGCGGCCTTGGGCTGCCTGCGCGACGGGGTCATCTCGGCGCAGGTGCTGGCGGCGTTGCGGGAGAGCTTCGGGGAACGGTGCCGGGGCGGGGGTGTCACGAATGATGGCGGTGGCGCTCGCGGAAGGCGGACATGAGCCGGTCGCGTACGGGCGCCGACAACTTCTCCGGCGGCTGGTCGCCGAGGACCTTGATGGTGGCGCGGAACTGCTCGAAGTAACGCCCGCACCCCTCGCAGCAGGACAGGTGCGCCCGCATGCCGTCGCGGGACGGCTGGTCGAGGGCGTCCTCAAGGTAGGCGGTGAGAAGTTCCGCCAGCTCGTCGCAGGTGAACCGCTTCACGACGTTGACCGCCCTCGTCTCTGGGATGAACCGTTTCACTCATTGTCGCCGTTGTGCGGGCCCGGTGGGGCCGCGCGATGTCATTCGGGCTGTTTGACGGACTCGTAGTAGTCCGCCAGCCAGCCGCGTACCGCCGTGCGGGCGCGATGCAGCAGGACCCGCTGGTTGGCCGCGGAGATCTCCAGGATCTCGCAGACCTCGTCGGAGGTGCATCCCTCCACGTCGCGCAGGGTGATCACGACCCGCTGCCGGGGCGGCAGCCGGCCGAGGGCCTCGGCGATCAGCGCGCGCACCTCGGCCGCCAGCGCCTCGCCCTCGGGCGTCGGCCAGGCCGCCGCCAGGTCGGCCTGCCCGCCCCGCGCCGCGCCGAAGTCGCGGAACGGGCCGCCGTCCTGCTCGAAGGCGCTCCACGGCAGCGTGCGGCTCTCCCGCACGCCGCGCTTCTTCGCGGTGTTGACCAGGATGCGGAACACCCACGTCTTGATCGAGGCGCGCCCCTCGAAGCCGTCGATCCCGTCGACCACCGCCAGCCAGGTGTCCTGCACGACCTCCTCCGCGGAGTGGTCGGTGGACACGTAGGACCTGGCGACCCGGAGCATGCCCCTGGACCAGGTGTCGAGCAGCGCCGCGAACATCGCTTCGTCGCCTGCGCGCAGGGCCGTGACGACGACGTCATCCGGGGGCAGCCCACCGCCCTCGAAAGACCCCACGATCGCTCCCCCTCCGGTCGGCCGCTGGGACGTCTCACCTCTGAGGAGCCGGGCCCGAGCCCGGCGCCGCCCCACTGCGGGACGACACCGCTCAGGTTAATCTCCCCCACTGACGTTTCCCCGGGCTCGGGGTGTGTAGCCACGACCGGGCGGGGTCTTGGCAAAGCCGTCCCCAAGCTTCGGCCGTCCGGCGTGGCGGGAATCCGGGGTGACGGGAAGGGACCCCGCGAGCCGGGTCAGCGCTCGCCCGCCGGTTCCCCGACCGGCTCGGGCCGCGCGGAGGCGGCGCGGACTCGGTCGCGGCGGTTGGCCAGCAGGCTGGTCACCGTGACGATGACCAGGACCGACACGATGACCAGGAGCGAGGCCAGGGTCGGGATCTCGGGCACCCACGCCCAGACGCCGTGCGCCCAGTGCAGGACGAGCTTGACCCCGATGAAGGCGAGGATGACGCTAAGGCCGTGGTTGAGGTGGCGGAGCCTGGTCAGCACGCCCTGGAGGACGAAGTACAGCGCCCGCAGCCCCAGCAGCGCGAAGGCGTTGGTGGCGAAGACGAGGAACGGGTCCTCCGTCACCCCGTACACGGCCGGTACGGAGTCCACGGCGAAGACGATGTCCGTGCCCAGGATCGCGACGGCGGCCAGCGCCAGCGGGGTGAGCGCGAGCCGGCCGCGCTCGCGGACGACCAGCCGCGAGCCGCGGTAGTCGTCGGTGACGGGCACGAAGCGGCGCACGAGCAGTACCGTGCGCATGGAGGAGATGTCCACCTCGTGCCCGCCGCCGCGCAGCACGTCCTTGACGATCTTGCCCGCGGTCACGATGAGGATCGCGCCGAACAGCAGGAACGCCCACGTGCCGCTCTGCAGCGCGGCGGCCCCGAGCCAGATGAAGACGACGCGCAGGACGAGCGCGCCGACGATGCCGTACAGCAGCACCCGCCTGGCCAGCGCGGGCGGCACCGCGAAGGCCGCGAGCAGCAGCATGAACACGAACAGGTTGTCCACCGACAGCGACTTCTCCACCACGAACCCGGTGAAGAACTCCGCCGCCACGCCACCCCCGTGGGCGGCCCACAGGTAGCAGCCGAAGAGCACGGGCAGCAGCAGGTAGAAGACCGACCAGCCGACGGACGCGCGCACGCTCTCCTCGCGCGGGCGCCGGGTGATCAGCAGGTCCACCAGCAGGAGCAGCGACAGGGCCGCCACCGTGACGGCCCAGAGCGCCGGTGAGGCGATGGTGCGCAGCTCGACGGCATACGAAAGTGTCCCCGCGGACATGGAATCCCTCCCTCGAACAGTTCCGGCCGTTCGAGGTCTCCTTCACCCAGCGGGCGACCGTCCGGGAACGTGCGGGACGTCCGTATTGACCGGGCCGGCTCTTGAGAAGTACTCCCCTCGCCGGTTCAGACTAGAGCAGGCGGGGACTTCCCCTGACCGCGAGATGACTCCCGGTCCGTGCTTGACGGGACAATTGAATGAAATTTTAAATTCGGTCATGGGACGCATCGCGGGAGTCACCGCCGCGGAGACGCGCGAGCGCTTGCTGCTCGCCGCCGCCGAGGTCTTCGCCGAGCGCGGCTACGACGGCACGCGCGTGGCGGACATCGCCGCCGCCGCGGGGGTGAGCAACGGCGCCCTGTACGCGCACTTCGGCTCGAAGGCCGGGCTGCTCGTGGCCGCTCTGCGCGCGCACGGGCGGCACCAGCTCGCGAGCCTGTTCGTCACCGACCCCGACCGGTCGGCCACGGAGCTGCTGCTCGCCATCGGGCGCACGCTGACCCGCCGGCGCGACCCCCTCGGCTACCTCGTCGTGGAGGCGCTGGTCGCGGCGCGCAGGGACGAGGACGTGGCCGGGCCGATGCGCGACTACGTCGCCGAGCGGGCCACCTGGATCGCCGACCTCGTACGGGTGGCGCAGGGCGACGCCGAGCTGGACCGCGAGCTGTCGCCGGACGCCGTGGCGCACTTCTGCCTGCTGCTCGGGATGGGCAGCGCGCTGGTCAGCCCGGAGCTGCACGGGGTCGGCGACGAGGAGTGGGCGGCGCTGCTGTCGCGGATCGTCAAGGCCCTGGCCCCGCGGGAGGAGCCCGGAGACTGACGCGGCGGGCGGCGAGGACAATCGACGGCCGCTCTGGAAATCACGGGCGCGGTGGTGTTCGCTGACGGCGACGTTCCTCTACGCGAGGGAGAAGCCATGACCACCCCGCCGCACCCGCTCGACCCGCTGACGCCCGAGGAGATCGCCGCCACCCGGACCGTGCTGGCCGCCGCCGGGCTGATCAAGGACACCACCCGCTTCGCGTACACCGGGCTGGAGGAGCCGCCCAAGGACGCGATGCTCGCCTACTCGCCCGGGTCCCCGCCCGACCGCAGGGTCCGGGTGCTGCTCCTCGACCTGGCCGGGGCGGCGCCGCGCGACGTGGTCGTCTCGCTCACCAGGGGGACGGTCGACGCCGACCGCGCCCTCGACCCCGCCGTCGACGGCCAGCCGCCCGTGCTGGACGCGGAGTTCGGGATCGTCGAGGAGGTGCTGGCGGCCGACGAGCGGTGGATCGCCGCGCTCAAGAGCCGCGGGCTGGACGTCGCCAAGGTCAGGGTGGCCCCGCTGTCGGCCGGCGTGTACGCCGACGAGTTCCCCGGCGAGTCGGGCCGCCGCATGCTGCGCGGGCTCGCCTTCGTGCAGGAGCACGAGAAGGACCACGCCTGGGCGCATCCCGTGGACGGCCTCGTCGCGTACGTGGACGTGCTCAACCGCACCGTGGACCAGGTGATCGACACGGGCCCCGTCCCGATCCCGTCGGTCTCGGGCAACTACGACGACGCCGCCGTCTCGGGCGCCCCGCGGACCACGCAGCGGCCCATCGAGATCACCCAGCCCGACGGCCCCAGCTTCACCCTCGAAGGAAACCTGCTGCGCTGGGAGAACTGGTCGCTGCGGATCGGCTTCGACGTGCGCGAGGGGCTCGTCCTGCACCAGATCGCCTTCCACGACCGGGACGCGGGCCGCGAGCGCCCGATCGTCCACCGGGCCTCGATCGCCGAGATGGTCGTGCCGTACGCCGACCCCTCCCCGATCCGCTCCTGGCAGAACTACTTCGACGCCGGCGAGTACCTGTTCGGCCAGTACGCCAACGCCCTGGAGCGGGGCTGCGACTGCGTCGGCGAGATCACCTACCTGGACGCCGTCATCGCCGACGAGCACGGCGCCGCGCGCACCCTGCCGAACGCGATCTGCCTGCACGAGGAGGACCACGGCATCCTGTGGAAGCACACGGACCTGTGGACGGGCTCGGCGGAGGTCCGCCGCCAGCGCCGCCTGGTGCTGTCGTTCTTCACCACGGTCGGCAACTACGACTACGGCTTCTACTGGTACCTCTACCTCGACGGCACCATCGAGCTCCAGGTCAAGGCGACCGGCGTGCTGTTCACCTCCGCCTACCCGGAGGGCGGCTCCGCGTACGCGACGGAGGTCGCGCCCGGCCTGGCCGCGCCCTACCACCAGCACCTGTTCTGCGCCCGCCTGGACATGGCGGTGGACGGGCCGGACAACCGGGTGGAGGAGGTCGAGCTGGTCCGCGTCCCGATGGGGGCGGGCAACCCGCGCGGCAACGCCTTCACCTACCGGCGCACCCCGCTGACGAGGGAGGGCGAGGCCCAGCGCGACGCGGACCCGGCCGCCGGGCGCACCTGGCACATCACCAACCCGGCCTCGCTCAACGCGCTCGGCCGGCCCGTCGCCTACGTGCTCCACCCCGAGGGCCGGCCGGTGCTGCTGGCCGATCCGGGCTCCTCCATCGCGGCGCGGGCCGCGTTCGCGACCAGGCACCTGTGGGTCACCGCGTACGACCCGGACGAGCGTTACCCGGCCGGTTACCTCGTCAACCAGCACCCGGGAGGCGCCGGGCTGCCTGCCTTCGCCGCCGCGGACCGCGACCTCGACGGCCGCTCGCTCGTCGTCTGGCACGTGTTCGGGCTGACCCACGTTCCCCGGCCGGAGGACTGGCCGGTCATGCCGGTGGAGTACACGGGCTTCACGCTCAAGCCGGCCGGCTTCTTCGACCGCAATCCGACGCTCGACGTTCCCGCGCACCACGGGCACGGCGCGTGACGGTCACGCGGGAGCGTCGTTCACGCGGACGTGGGCCGTGGTGGAGGTGCGCGCCATCAGGTCGGGCTGGAAGATGACCTGGCGGTGCTCGTGGTCGCCGGCCTGGTTGGCCTCCTCCAGCAGGAGCGTGGCGGCGGTTTGGCCGAGCTGCTCGCGCGGCTGCCTGATCGACGACAGCGGCACGGCGGCCGCCGCGGCGAAGTCGATGTCGTCGTACCCGAGGATGGCCAGGTCGGCGGGCACCCGCAGCCCGCGCAGGGTCATCTCCTGCAGCACGCCGATCGCGACCAGGTCGTTGGCGCAGAAGACCGCGGTGGGCCGCTCGCCGGGCGGCAGGTCCGCGATCTCCTTGCCGACGGTGCGGCCGGTGGCGACGGTGAGGTCGGGCAGGGGGATCACGGTCAGCGTGTCGTCGGGGCCGAGCACGCGGGCCAGGCCGTCGCGCCGCTCGCGTACCTGCCGGACGGTGAACGGGCCGCCGGCGAAGGCGATGCGCCGGTGCCCCCGCTCGCGCAGGTGCTGACCGGCCAGCACGCCCCCGAGCACGTCGTCCACCGCGACGGCGCAACCGCCGCTGTGGCCCGCCGAGCTGTCGAAGCGCACCACCGGGATGCCGCGCGAGACGAGCCTGCTCAGCCGCTCCTCCTCGCCCCTGTCGTTCACCGGCGTGATGAGCACGCCCAGGGGCCGCTGCTCCTCGAACGTCTCCAGCAGCCCCGCCTCGCGGCCGGCGTCCTTGTTGCTGTTGAACACCATCACGGTGACGTCGGCCTGCTGGGCGGCGGTCTCCACGCCGCGCAGGACGTCGATGAAGAACGGGTTGGCGAGATCGAGCGCGACCACCCCGATGATGCGGCTCCGCCCCGCCCGCAACTGGCGGGCGGAGCCGTTGCGCACGTAGCCGAGCCGCTCGATCGCCTCCTGCACCCGCCGCCGGGTGTCGGGCGCGACCATCTCCGGCCGGTTGAGCACGTTGCTCACGGTGCCGACGGAGACCCCGGCGAGCCGGGCGACCTCTTTCATGCTCGACATCGTTCCTCGAGTCCCGTGAGCGGCGCGAGCGCTGTTCGTCCGCTGTGATCATAGCGCAGCCACTCAGAGGGATTTGGAACGATTTGAACACGCTCCCGCTGCTTTATCCGTGCCTATTCGTGCTTATTCGTGCTTATCCGGCGTCAGGGACTGCCGGGGCGTCGTTCGTCCAGCCCGCCTCGAACGTCTCCACCCTGTCCTTGCCCTTGACCGGCTTGCCGCCGGGCAGGGCCAGCTTGTGGCCGGACCGGCCCTGGGGGTCCTTGGCCCGGCCCAGGTCCTTGACCCCCTCGGTGGTCCGCAGCGCCTCGTACGCGGCGGCGCGGACCTTCCGCGGCACCGGGTTCTGGTAGAGGAGCCGGGTCAGGCTCTCGGCCACGTACAGGTCCAGGTGGTCCAGCCAGTCCTGCTTCGTGGCCCTGGGGTCGGTCGTCCTGGCCTCC
This window encodes:
- a CDS encoding TetR/AcrR family transcriptional regulator; translation: MIEGSRRERLRAETAREIKETAMALLAEGGPGAVTLRAIARRMGMTAGALYGYHATRDDLLTALIDDVYTGLMDEIDQACGALPAGDTAGRLLAWAETFRGWATANPEGFRLVYGEPVPGYRPPPGGPAPDAERRACAGLVSLVAAAWPHAAGRQPPGGHDWSDFGPGLADEVRASHPGLPPAAVAVALRVWGRMHGLVALEVHGHLRTQTRHPEKLYREEIRDLIASLGLSPDR
- the egtE gene encoding ergothioneine biosynthesis PLP-dependent enzyme EgtE, producing MTTRTPPPAPGPAPGTPPGPGSDLGGGLGVEAVPGRWRAARGVVPPGHLDAAGCNVPSDRVLDAMTAHLRLERERGGYGAVPDLTAARAALAALVGPGPDDAAPVGAGGAAGAGQVAFLESGTAAMAALLGGWRLGPGSRVGCARTEYGSTLMLLRRLAIRHGWRLVELPVDGDARIDPDGVRARLASGLDLVVVSHLGSHHGVVQPAAEIGALCRAAGVPFVLDVCQSLGHVEVRGTGATAYVGTSRKWLAGPRGTGFLIVPAPSPSMDAPAPTLSGHVWTGLPPDPGAAWDEPWPETGARTRGGAAPGCGEVAPVEGAARYESSEGPIAVRVGLGVAVQEHHALGPAAVHAHLADLGRTARGLLDGAGGWRVAEPLDEPSALVTLTPPPGDTAERAAARAAEASLLVGVVPTARAPLHLREPVLRVSPPPGTSLDTLRALARVLTA
- the egtD gene encoding L-histidine N(alpha)-methyltransferase; its protein translation is MPVTQSTVRVISHLDRDYLRQALEHDVTAGLTASPKWLPPKWFYDAAGSELFSRITRLPEYYPTRRELAILRARAADLAAVSGADTLVELGSGTSEKTVLLLDALSAAGRLRGYTPVDVDAVTLEAAAHRLAGRYPGLAVRAVCADFERHLALLPRNGRRMVAFLGGTIGNLEPAARAVFLKELRATLRAGDTFLLGADLVKDRGRLVAAYDDAAGVTAEFNRNVLRVINRELDADFEPEAFEHVALYDERHDWIEMRLRATREMRVRVGGLGLAVSFEAGEEMRTEISAKFRAEGLRAELAAAGFGVRRHYTDPSEDFALILAEA
- the egtC gene encoding ergothioneine biosynthesis protein EgtC; translation: MCRHAAWLGAERPLASLIDEPEHGLLKQSYAPRRQRAGLINADGYGMGWYAPGRPEPVRYRRSVPIWTDANLPGLSAVARSTCLLAAVRSATVGMPVEESATAPFTDRTWLLSHNGRVARDAVEDLCDAAESTCDAAWVAGAVFQRGRAGAGLGEALADVVVRAGEKDPAARLNLLATDGTAIAATVWGDTLFHHRLHDGVLVASEPLDDLPGWQAVPERSLLTVTRDDVTVQPL
- the egtB gene encoding ergothioneine biosynthesis protein EgtB, translating into MNDIKERIARELIAVRDRSLAYTAAEDDLLIRQHSPLMSPLVWDLAHVGNYEELWVLRAAAGITPLRPEIDDIYDAFKTPRKDRPTLPFLRPAEARGYIEGVRGRVLDVLDSIDLEGPSPLHRDGFVFGLVIQHEHQHDETMLATLQLSGQPGLVSDGDLPPGRAAGPEEVHVPAGPFLMGTDTLPWAYDNERPATWVDLPGYWIDRLPVGNRAYLAFIEDGGYDDPRWWTPEGWQWRQRRDITAPLFWTRDGGTWHRTRFGRVEPVPMDEPVQHVSWYEADAYARWAGKRLPTEAEWEKACGWDPVARRSRRYPWGEADPTPDLANLGHRASHPAPLGAYPAGASAYGAEQLIGDVWEWTGSWFHGYPRFRSFPYKEYSEVFFGEEYRVLRGGSWAADPAAVRTTFRNWDYPIRRQIFTGFRCARSELV
- the egtA gene encoding ergothioneine biosynthesis glutamate--cysteine ligase EgtA; this translates as MIGVTAESTPLRDATEVADYAHRCFRPAGDRVGVELEFLVFDRADPGAHVPMERTRRALPEELPGGSRVTFEPGGQVELSGPAGPLPDTVARLAADVAVVRDGLRAAGLALGGVGLDPVRPPCRQLGLPRYEAMAEFLGAPYGPLMMCSTASIQVNLDFGRSPAVRWERAHALGPVLLAAFANSPLSGGRPYGWMSGRQDVWNNLDPTRTRPVPVTGDPVADWAAYLLDSRLMLVREDAERYRPVRDGSTFRDWLEGGGGRRPTPDDLAYHATTVFPPVRPRGWLEIRYLDAQHPETWPVCVAVTHALITDDHAGDVAMAAVEPRQGAPYQEEWDRAARCGLADPRLRTAAEACFRAALEALPRLGAGAALTGAVAAFADRHVSTGRSPAAVLIDQAARHPAWLDHHDPDGPTHDHGHEGRA